In Nocardia sp. NBC_00403, one DNA window encodes the following:
- a CDS encoding DUF475 domain-containing protein — protein sequence MVLRIFGMSFIVTVVSLIVAFLYGGPTAFALAAILGILEVSLSFDNAVINATVLERMSEFWQKIFLTIGVVIAVFGMRLVFPLAIVWITAGLDPVKAFDLALNPPADDAATFPDGSKSYETLLTDAHPQIAAFGGMFLLLLFLNFIFEERDITWLSWLERPLARLGKLDMLSVVVSGVALILTAEFIATEEERATVLLAGLLGMLTYIVVDGLGSMFHTEEEDTDGPSELAKAAGKAGFFLFLYLEVLDASFSFDGVIGAFAITSDPIIIALGLGLIGAMFVRSITVYLVRKGTLSEYVYLEHGAHWAIGALAIILMVSIGVHINDLVTGLVGVAFIGAAFITSIVRNGREDDAEEVKSEREPTPVG from the coding sequence GTGGTCCTGCGCATTTTCGGCATGTCCTTCATCGTCACGGTGGTCTCGCTTATCGTGGCGTTCCTGTACGGCGGACCGACCGCGTTCGCACTCGCCGCGATCCTCGGTATCCTCGAGGTCTCGCTGTCGTTCGACAACGCGGTCATCAATGCGACTGTGCTGGAACGAATGAGCGAGTTCTGGCAGAAGATCTTCCTCACCATCGGTGTGGTGATCGCGGTGTTCGGTATGCGCCTGGTCTTCCCGCTGGCGATCGTGTGGATCACCGCGGGCCTCGACCCGGTGAAGGCCTTCGATCTGGCGCTGAACCCGCCCGCCGACGACGCCGCGACCTTCCCGGACGGCAGCAAGAGCTATGAGACGTTGCTCACCGACGCACACCCGCAGATCGCCGCGTTCGGCGGCATGTTCCTGCTGCTGCTGTTCCTGAACTTCATCTTCGAGGAACGCGACATCACCTGGCTGTCCTGGCTGGAGCGGCCGCTGGCCCGGCTCGGCAAGCTCGACATGCTCTCGGTGGTCGTCTCCGGTGTCGCACTGATCCTGACCGCGGAGTTCATCGCAACCGAAGAAGAGCGCGCCACCGTCCTGCTCGCCGGCTTGCTCGGCATGCTCACCTACATCGTGGTGGACGGACTCGGCTCGATGTTCCACACCGAGGAGGAGGACACCGACGGTCCTTCGGAACTCGCCAAGGCCGCGGGCAAGGCCGGGTTCTTCCTGTTCCTGTACCTGGAAGTGCTCGACGCGTCGTTCTCCTTCGACGGCGTGATCGGCGCCTTCGCCATCACCTCCGACCCGATCATCATCGCGCTCGGCCTCGGCCTGATCGGCGCCATGTTCGTCCGCTCCATCACGGTCTACCTGGTGCGCAAGGGCACGCTCTCGGAGTACGTGTATCTGGAGCACGGCGCACACTGGGCGATCGGTGCGCTGGCCATCATCCTGATGGTCTCGATCGGCGTACACATCAACGACCTCGTCACCGGCCTTGTCGGTGTCGCGTTCATCGGTGCTGCCTTCATCACCAGCATCGTTCGCAACGGTCGCGAGGATGATGCCGAAGAAGTGAAGAGCGAACGGGAACCGACGCCGGTAGGCTGA
- a CDS encoding Tellurium resistance, with amino-acid sequence MAKDNTPGGVNQSKLTLSKATPSTTLVKPGDQPGVMRVNLNWTTGSKGFFRKSKPVELKLGCLYELSNGAKGVIAAIGNNFGALDSEPHIVLDGDDRSDAANAGANLHIDLARPELFRRVLIFAAGSDGVPNWAAANGVVTLFPTSGPQIEVRLDAPVRGADSCAVALLQHQGTGITVHREVHYVEGAQRAIDEAYRWGMDWHSAST; translated from the coding sequence ATGGCGAAGGACAACACTCCCGGCGGCGTCAACCAGTCGAAATTGACGCTGTCGAAAGCTACGCCGAGCACCACCCTCGTCAAACCCGGTGACCAGCCCGGAGTCATGCGGGTGAACCTGAATTGGACCACCGGTTCGAAGGGTTTCTTCCGCAAGTCCAAGCCTGTCGAGCTGAAGCTCGGTTGCCTCTATGAGCTGTCCAACGGGGCCAAAGGTGTGATTGCGGCTATCGGAAACAATTTCGGCGCACTGGATTCCGAGCCGCACATCGTCCTCGACGGCGACGATCGCAGCGATGCGGCGAACGCCGGCGCGAACCTGCACATCGATCTTGCGAGGCCAGAACTGTTTCGACGCGTCCTGATCTTCGCCGCCGGCTCCGACGGCGTGCCGAACTGGGCCGCCGCCAATGGCGTTGTCACCCTGTTCCCCACATCCGGCCCGCAGATCGAGGTTCGCCTCGACGCCCCGGTGCGAGGCGCCGACTCGTGTGCTGTTGCGCTGCTGCAGCATCAGGGCACCGGCATCACTGTGCACCGGGAGGTCCACTATGTCGAGGGCGCCCAGCGCGCCATCGACGAGGCTTACCGGTGGGGCATGGACTGGCACAGCGCGAGCACGTAG
- a CDS encoding DMT family transporter, whose protein sequence is MKDRIATVAMQPLFVVLWSSAFIAGIIGVGAAPPLMVLFGRFAIAGLLLALYARAVGARWPQGAELRHVVVAGLLMQIVQFGAFYTAMSHHVSGAVIALVQGLNPVVIALFAGFIGETVTVRQWFGFGIGGVGVGLAVLDQSAMSMVGLLLCVVGLLGLSIGTVYQKRFVPQVDPRAATAVHVVASAPIAGVSAWASGQLHIWDMGRFAQSLAWMVFMNSMVAFLLLNHMLQRWDATRVGRLFFATPVVTATLAWLLVDQPLRPLTVAGLAVGVIGMVLASRRPVAAVEQPRVVAVGAR, encoded by the coding sequence GTGAAAGATCGCATCGCGACGGTGGCCATGCAGCCGCTCTTTGTTGTGCTGTGGAGCAGTGCGTTCATCGCGGGGATCATCGGAGTCGGCGCCGCGCCGCCGCTGATGGTGTTGTTCGGGCGGTTCGCCATCGCGGGCCTGTTGCTCGCGCTGTACGCGCGAGCGGTGGGGGCGCGATGGCCACAGGGTGCCGAGCTCCGGCATGTGGTCGTTGCGGGTCTGCTGATGCAGATCGTGCAGTTCGGTGCGTTCTATACCGCGATGAGCCACCATGTTTCGGGTGCTGTGATCGCGCTGGTGCAGGGGTTGAATCCGGTGGTCATCGCGTTGTTCGCCGGGTTCATCGGCGAAACCGTCACGGTGCGGCAGTGGTTCGGCTTCGGGATCGGCGGCGTCGGTGTGGGGTTGGCCGTGCTGGACCAGTCGGCCATGTCGATGGTCGGGCTACTGTTGTGCGTGGTCGGATTGCTCGGCCTGAGCATCGGGACGGTGTATCAGAAACGGTTCGTCCCGCAGGTTGATCCACGCGCAGCGACCGCCGTGCACGTGGTGGCGAGCGCGCCGATCGCGGGTGTATCGGCTTGGGCCAGTGGGCAACTGCATATCTGGGATATGGGCCGCTTCGCGCAATCACTGGCCTGGATGGTGTTCATGAACTCGATGGTCGCGTTCCTGCTGCTGAACCACATGCTGCAGCGCTGGGATGCGACCCGGGTCGGCCGACTGTTCTTCGCGACGCCGGTGGTGACCGCGACCCTCGCGTGGCTGCTGGTCGATCAACCGTTGCGGCCCTTGACCGTTGCCGGACTCGCGGTCGGCGTGATCGGCATGGTGCTCGCGTCGCGGCGACCTGTTGCCGCGGTCGAACAGCCGCGCGTGGTGGCGGTGGGGGCGCGCTGA
- a CDS encoding CGNR zinc finger domain-containing protein — MFAFVSGNLALDFAGTVKARATTFDDYLRTPADLDEWLVAADLLDGEPHCDTAIFDRAVRLREAAYRLALAAAEDEPFAETDRGMVNELAVGELPRLTLQSDATLIRTGTPEAAITAIARAAVEMLGGPERQLIKACGRPVCTRLYVDTSRGKSRRWCDMTQCGNRAKSAAFRARHAAD, encoded by the coding sequence GTGTTCGCCTTCGTAAGCGGTAACCTCGCCCTGGACTTCGCAGGCACGGTCAAAGCCCGAGCCACGACGTTCGACGACTACCTCCGGACACCGGCCGACCTCGACGAATGGCTCGTCGCCGCCGATCTGCTCGACGGCGAACCACACTGCGACACAGCGATATTCGACCGTGCCGTGCGCCTGCGCGAAGCCGCCTACCGACTGGCCCTTGCCGCCGCCGAGGATGAACCGTTCGCCGAGACCGACCGCGGCATGGTCAACGAGCTGGCAGTCGGCGAACTGCCCCGTCTGACACTGCAATCCGATGCCACGTTGATCCGCACCGGAACTCCCGAGGCCGCCATCACGGCCATCGCCCGTGCCGCCGTCGAAATGCTCGGTGGACCCGAGCGGCAGCTGATCAAGGCATGCGGCCGCCCCGTGTGCACCCGCCTCTACGTGGACACCTCACGCGGCAAGTCGCGCCGCTGGTGCGATATGACCCAGTGCGGCAATCGCGCCAAGAGCGCCGCATTCCGCGCCAGACACGCCGCGGACTGA
- the rpsF gene encoding 30S ribosomal protein S6, with protein MRHYEVMVILDPSLDERTVAPSLETMLGVVRTEGGKVDKVDIWGRRRLAYEIAKQAEGIYAVVDLTAEPATVKELDRQLGLNESVLRTKVLRHGK; from the coding sequence GTGCGTCATTACGAAGTGATGGTTATCCTCGATCCGAGCCTGGACGAGCGCACCGTAGCCCCGTCCCTGGAGACCATGCTCGGCGTGGTTCGTACCGAAGGCGGCAAGGTCGACAAGGTCGACATCTGGGGCCGCCGCCGTCTCGCCTATGAAATCGCCAAGCAGGCCGAAGGCATCTACGCGGTGGTCGATCTGACCGCTGAGCCCGCCACGGTCAAGGAACTCGACCGCCAGCTGGGCCTCAACGAGTCGGTGCTGCGCACCAAGGTTCTGCGCCACGGCAAGTGA
- a CDS encoding single-stranded DNA-binding protein: protein MAGDTVITVIGNLTADPELRFTPAGAAVANFTVASTPRVFDRNSNEWKDGEALFLRCNIWREAAENVAESLTRGSRVIVSGRLKQRSYETREGEKRTVVELEVDEVGPSLRYATAKVAKANRGGGGGGGFGSGGSGGGGGNFAPAGGSGGGGRSGGAEDDPWGSAPAAGSFGGNSRVDDEPPF from the coding sequence ATGGCAGGCGACACGGTCATCACCGTCATCGGAAACTTGACGGCCGACCCCGAGCTTCGATTCACGCCCGCGGGCGCAGCGGTGGCGAATTTCACCGTCGCTTCGACTCCCCGCGTGTTCGACCGTAATTCGAACGAATGGAAAGACGGCGAAGCGCTCTTCCTGCGCTGCAACATCTGGCGTGAAGCTGCGGAAAATGTCGCTGAAAGCCTGACCCGTGGTTCCCGCGTCATCGTGAGCGGACGACTGAAGCAGCGCTCCTATGAAACCCGCGAGGGTGAGAAGCGCACGGTCGTCGAGCTCGAGGTCGACGAGGTCGGTCCCTCGCTGCGTTACGCCACCGCGAAGGTCGCCAAGGCCAATCGCGGCGGCGGCGGTGGCGGCGGATTCGGTTCCGGCGGCAGCGGTGGCGGCGGTGGCAACTTCGCCCCTGCCGGTGGCAGTGGTGGCGGAGGGCGTTCCGGCGGCGCCGAGGACGACCCTTGGGGCAGCGCACCTGCGGCAGGTTCCTTCGGGGGCAACAGCCGCGTAGACGACGAACCGCCGTTCTGA
- the rpsR gene encoding 30S ribosomal protein S18 — protein sequence MPKAPAREKVLKKKACTFCKEAKTGTVNIDYKDTQLLRKYVSDRGKIRARRVTGNCVQHQRDVAVAVKNSREVALLPYVSTAR from the coding sequence ATGCCTAAAGCGCCAGCGCGCGAGAAGGTGCTGAAGAAGAAGGCTTGCACCTTCTGCAAGGAAGCCAAGACCGGCACCGTCAATATCGATTACAAGGACACGCAGCTGCTGCGTAAGTACGTCAGTGATCGCGGCAAGATCCGCGCTCGCCGGGTGACCGGCAACTGCGTGCAGCACCAGCGCGATGTCGCCGTTGCCGTGAAGAACTCGCGTGAGGTTGCACTGCTGCCTTACGTGTCGACGGCTCGCTGA
- the rplI gene encoding 50S ribosomal protein L9 — translation MKLILTADVDNLGAPGDTVEVKDGYGRNYLLPRGLAIVASRGAQKQVEGIRRAQDARKVRNLDHANELKQTIEGLEAVSLSVKTAGTGKLFGSVTQADVAAAIKSAGGPVVDKRSIELPKSHIKSTGKHGVVVHLHPDVIAKFDLQVAAN, via the coding sequence ATGAAGTTGATTCTGACTGCTGATGTGGACAACCTCGGTGCTCCCGGCGACACCGTGGAAGTCAAGGACGGCTACGGCCGCAACTACCTGCTGCCCCGCGGCCTGGCGATCGTTGCCAGCCGAGGCGCTCAGAAGCAGGTCGAGGGCATCCGCCGGGCGCAGGACGCCCGCAAGGTGCGCAACCTCGATCACGCCAACGAGCTGAAGCAGACCATCGAAGGCCTCGAGGCCGTGTCGCTGTCGGTGAAGACCGCGGGCACCGGCAAGCTGTTCGGCTCGGTGACCCAGGCGGATGTCGCCGCGGCCATCAAGTCGGCGGGCGGCCCTGTTGTCGACAAGCGCAGCATCGAGCTGCCGAAGTCGCACATCAAGTCGACTGGCAAGCACGGCGTTGTGGTGCACCTGCACCCCGACGTGATCGCCAAGTTCGACCTTCAGGTCGCCGCGAACTGA